From Acinetobacter lwoffii, a single genomic window includes:
- the aspA gene encoding aspartate ammonia-lyase, with translation MLQIELTRIERDLLGEKQIPLHSYYGIHTLRAIENFKISGLAVGQQTHFIRALAQVKKASAQANLHFQKLSEQTSTAIQKACDELIQHPEAWQAAFPLDPYQGGAGTSINMNANEVIANIALEMSGHQKGNYHILHPNDHVNTSQSTNDVYPTALRLATYSSLDELLSVLKALIDCIDHKAAEFEYVIKMGRTQLQDAVPMTMEQEFRAFATLLKEDLKLIRQMRQLLLEVNLGATAIGTGVNTPPGYAKQVVEILAHLTGLPLKGAADYVEATSDCGVFIILSSSLKRLAVKLSKICNDLRLLSSGPRTGLAEIRLPELQAGSSIMPAKINPVIPEVVNQIAFRVIGNDLTITMAAEAGQLQLNVMEPVIAVAMNESIQLLTQGMQTLNQKCIAGIQANEQICLSSVMRSVGIVTLLEPILGHAKCDEIGKQCMRENKTVPQVVLELGLLSEAQLEEIFAFENLVSEIPSAENQLEQVS, from the coding sequence ATGCTTCAAATCGAACTGACCCGCATTGAACGTGATTTATTGGGGGAAAAACAAATCCCGTTGCATAGCTATTATGGGATTCATACCTTACGTGCCATCGAAAATTTTAAGATTTCCGGATTGGCGGTAGGGCAACAAACGCATTTTATTCGTGCTTTGGCTCAAGTGAAAAAAGCTTCGGCACAGGCCAATCTGCATTTTCAGAAACTGTCCGAGCAGACCAGTACTGCCATTCAGAAAGCTTGTGATGAATTGATTCAGCATCCGGAAGCGTGGCAAGCGGCATTTCCACTCGATCCTTATCAGGGCGGTGCCGGAACCTCCATCAATATGAATGCCAATGAGGTGATTGCCAATATTGCCCTTGAAATGTCGGGCCATCAGAAAGGCAATTATCACATTCTGCATCCGAATGATCATGTCAATACTTCGCAATCAACCAATGATGTCTATCCAACGGCTTTGCGTCTGGCGACCTATAGCAGTCTGGATGAATTGTTGAGCGTGCTTAAAGCATTGATAGATTGTATTGATCATAAAGCTGCCGAATTTGAATATGTCATCAAGATGGGGCGTACCCAGTTACAAGATGCAGTTCCGATGACCATGGAACAGGAATTCCGGGCATTTGCCACCTTATTAAAAGAAGACCTGAAGCTGATTAGGCAGATGCGACAGTTGTTGCTAGAAGTCAATTTAGGCGCCACCGCCATTGGGACCGGGGTCAATACACCGCCGGGCTATGCCAAGCAGGTGGTGGAAATCTTGGCGCACCTGACAGGTTTGCCTTTAAAAGGTGCGGCAGATTATGTCGAGGCGACCAGCGATTGTGGCGTCTTTATTATCTTGTCGAGCAGTTTAAAACGTCTGGCAGTGAAACTGTCTAAAATCTGTAATGACTTGCGCCTGCTCAGCTCAGGGCCACGTACCGGTCTGGCTGAAATCCGTTTACCTGAATTACAGGCAGGTTCTTCGATCATGCCGGCAAAAATCAATCCGGTGATTCCAGAAGTGGTCAATCAGATTGCATTCCGGGTGATTGGTAATGACTTAACCATTACTATGGCTGCGGAAGCCGGGCAGCTACAATTGAATGTCATGGAACCTGTGATTGCCGTGGCGATGAATGAATCGATTCAGTTGTTGACCCAAGGCATGCAAACCTTGAATCAAAAATGTATTGCTGGTATTCAGGCCAACGAGCAGATTTGCTTAAGTTCCGTCATGCGCAGTGTCGGGATTGTGACCTTGCTTGAACCGATTCTGGGACATGCCAAATGTGATGAAATCGGCAAACAATGTATGCGCGAAAATAAAACTGTGCCACAAGTGGTATTAGAGTTAGGTTTATTGAGTGAAGCGCAATTAGAAGAGATTTTTGCATTTGAAAATCTGGTGTCTGAAATCCCTTCAGCAGAGAATCAGCTCGAACAGGTTTCTTAA
- the mfd gene encoding transcription-repair coupling factor yields MFQQEISQLNLPQLKAGEKRWLGNLQGSSTALLLKEIVQQQSRLFIVIARNNQHLGQLESELEFYGIKPTIFPDWEILPYDRLSPHQDIVSERLAILSNMPKTGVLLLSASTLAQRVAPTSWILGEHFDIHVGQKFDLEQQKKKLIQAGYHLVDTVYDPGEFAVRGSIMDIYASGQEAPIRIDLFDDEIESLKFFDAETQRTTQSLQQFTVLPAQEFPLKEGRATFRDRYAEFFPTANPKKNPIYQDVMDGIVSPGIEFYLPLFFSAEAMQGQSSLISYLPKNGIVITDKALDESLSQFWQDVVRRYEDRRHNVDQPIMPPESLFFQTNQVLEQLNQFARIIAAQTSFDQKAGVLNLDTQLPPRLPVDPKREKPFIEVKKYIDQANHPVLLVAESAGRRESLKDALRPSLGDIPTVDNFESFITSLYAIAITNAPLERGLVLTDRVSIISENQLYEHRVVQRRRKRQQEVSEEFLIRSLTELTMGAPVVHIDYGVGRYAGLVTLSIDDQDHEFLQLDYADAAKVYVPVTNLHLISRYSGGDPDLAPLHKLGTDAWNKAKHKALEQIHDVAAELLHIQARRVSKPGISFEIDQSLYMQFASGFAYEETLDQANAIEATLHDMQQAKPMDRLVCGDVGFGKTEVAMRAAFVAVQNNRQVAILVPTTLLAQQHYDSFKDRFADWPVRIEVLSRFGSSKAHTKTIDDLIEGKVDIVIGTHKILQENVQFKNLGLMIVDEEHRFGVRDKERIKAMRADVDMLTLTATPIPRTLNMAFSGMRDLSIIATPPARRLAVKTFVQEHTDDTIKEAILRELLRGGQVYFLHNEVDTIDRAAAHIRTLVPEARVIVAHGQMRERELEQVMQQFYHKEYNVLVCSTIIETGIDVPNANTILIERADKLGLAQLHQLRGRVGRSHHQAYAYLMVPSLKALKGDAEKRLDAIQRASTLGAGFMLATEDLEIRGAGELLGEQQSGSMQAIGYSLYMEMLEKATKAIQKGKTPNFDAPLSLTAEITLHMPALIPDDYLGDVHQRLLFYKRISNTDTQEKLDNIRMELIDRFGIPPQPVKQLFAVHQIRLKAEQLGITKIDISAQGGHVEFAPDTPVQAMTIIQMMQKHPTYFRMNGGQRLKVMVMLEDYQKRIQFIQDLLDSLLKEVG; encoded by the coding sequence ATGTTCCAACAAGAAATTTCCCAACTCAATTTACCACAACTCAAAGCAGGCGAGAAACGCTGGTTAGGCAATCTGCAAGGTTCCTCGACGGCATTGTTGCTCAAAGAAATCGTGCAGCAGCAATCGCGTTTATTTATTGTGATTGCACGCAATAACCAGCATTTGGGTCAACTGGAAAGTGAACTGGAATTTTATGGGATTAAACCCACGATTTTTCCAGATTGGGAAATTTTGCCTTATGACCGCCTGTCTCCGCACCAGGATATTGTCTCGGAACGTCTGGCAATCTTATCCAATATGCCCAAAACTGGTGTACTGTTGTTGTCCGCCTCAACTTTGGCACAACGTGTGGCGCCAACCTCATGGATTCTGGGTGAGCATTTCGATATTCATGTCGGTCAGAAATTTGATCTGGAACAACAAAAGAAAAAGTTGATTCAGGCCGGTTATCATCTGGTCGATACCGTCTATGATCCAGGTGAATTCGCGGTACGCGGCAGTATCATGGATATCTACGCATCGGGACAGGAAGCACCGATTCGGATTGACCTGTTTGATGATGAAATTGAAAGCCTGAAATTTTTCGATGCCGAAACTCAGCGCACCACGCAAAGTTTGCAGCAGTTTACCGTATTGCCGGCACAGGAATTTCCGCTCAAGGAAGGTCGTGCCACTTTCCGTGACCGCTATGCCGAATTTTTCCCGACCGCGAATCCAAAGAAAAACCCGATCTATCAGGATGTGATGGATGGCATAGTCTCGCCGGGAATCGAGTTTTATTTGCCCTTGTTTTTCAGCGCGGAAGCCATGCAAGGCCAAAGTTCACTGATTTCGTACCTACCAAAGAATGGCATTGTCATTACAGATAAGGCTCTGGACGAAAGTCTCAGCCAGTTTTGGCAAGATGTGGTGCGCCGTTATGAAGATCGTCGCCACAATGTCGACCAACCGATCATGCCGCCTGAAAGCCTGTTTTTTCAGACCAATCAGGTGCTGGAGCAGCTGAACCAGTTTGCACGCATCATTGCCGCACAAACATCTTTTGATCAAAAAGCTGGGGTATTGAATCTTGATACCCAGTTGCCACCACGTCTGCCTGTCGATCCAAAACGTGAAAAACCATTTATTGAAGTCAAAAAATATATCGATCAGGCCAATCATCCGGTGCTGCTGGTGGCCGAGAGTGCCGGACGCCGTGAAAGCTTAAAAGATGCGTTACGACCAAGTCTGGGTGATATTCCGACGGTTGATAACTTTGAGAGTTTTATCACCTCCCTGTATGCGATTGCGATTACCAATGCGCCATTAGAGCGTGGTCTGGTGCTGACCGATCGTGTCAGCATCATTTCTGAAAACCAGCTCTATGAACATCGCGTGGTACAACGCCGCCGTAAACGTCAGCAGGAAGTTTCAGAAGAATTTCTGATTCGCAGTCTGACTGAACTGACCATGGGCGCGCCTGTGGTGCATATCGATTATGGAGTGGGGCGTTATGCCGGTCTGGTCACTTTAAGTATTGATGATCAGGATCATGAATTCTTGCAGCTGGATTATGCCGATGCGGCCAAAGTCTATGTGCCGGTGACCAATCTGCATTTAATCAGCCGATATAGCGGTGGTGATCCGGATCTGGCACCATTGCATAAGCTCGGGACAGATGCTTGGAATAAAGCCAAACATAAAGCGCTGGAACAGATTCATGATGTTGCGGCCGAGTTGCTGCATATTCAGGCACGCCGTGTCTCTAAACCCGGCATCAGTTTTGAAATTGATCAAAGTCTGTATATGCAGTTTGCCAGTGGCTTTGCCTATGAAGAAACACTGGATCAGGCCAATGCGATTGAAGCCACGCTGCATGACATGCAACAAGCCAAACCGATGGATCGACTGGTCTGTGGTGATGTCGGCTTTGGTAAAACGGAAGTGGCGATGCGTGCTGCATTTGTTGCGGTACAGAATAACCGGCAGGTGGCGATTCTGGTGCCAACCACCTTGCTGGCACAACAGCATTATGATTCATTCAAAGACCGCTTTGCCGATTGGCCAGTTCGGATTGAAGTGCTGTCACGTTTCGGTTCTTCCAAAGCACATACCAAGACCATTGACGACCTGATTGAAGGCAAAGTGGATATCGTGATTGGTACGCATAAAATTTTACAGGAAAATGTCCAGTTTAAAAATCTTGGCCTGATGATTGTCGATGAAGAACATCGTTTCGGGGTGCGCGATAAGGAACGGATTAAGGCCATGCGTGCCGATGTCGACATGCTGACACTGACTGCGACCCCAATTCCGCGTACGCTAAATATGGCCTTTAGTGGCATGCGTGATCTGTCGATTATCGCCACACCGCCGGCACGCCGTCTTGCGGTGAAAACCTTTGTGCAAGAACATACCGATGACACCATTAAAGAGGCAATCCTGCGTGAATTGCTGCGTGGTGGTCAGGTCTATTTCCTGCACAATGAAGTCGATACGATTGACCGTGCCGCAGCGCATATTCGTACATTGGTGCCGGAAGCCCGGGTGATTGTGGCACATGGCCAGATGCGTGAACGTGAACTGGAGCAGGTGATGCAACAGTTCTATCACAAGGAATACAATGTTCTGGTGTGTTCGACCATTATTGAAACCGGGATTGATGTCCCAAATGCCAATACCATTTTGATTGAACGTGCCGACAAGCTCGGACTGGCGCAACTTCATCAGTTGCGTGGCCGAGTCGGGCGCTCGCATCATCAGGCCTATGCCTATTTAATGGTGCCGTCTTTAAAAGCCTTAAAAGGCGATGCCGAAAAACGTCTGGATGCGATCCAGCGTGCTTCGACCTTGGGAGCCGGATTTATGCTGGCCACCGAAGATCTGGAAATTCGCGGGGCAGGTGAATTACTCGGTGAACAGCAGAGCGGTTCAATGCAGGCGATTGGTTATAGCCTGTATATGGAAATGCTGGAAAAAGCCACCAAAGCCATTCAAAAAGGCAAAACTCCAAATTTCGATGCACCCTTGTCACTGACTGCAGAAATTACCCTGCATATGCCAGCGCTCATTCCGGATGATTATCTCGGAGATGTGCATCAGCGTCTGTTGTTCTATAAGCGTATCAGTAATACTGATACTCAGGAGAAGCTGGACAATATCCGGATGGAATTGATCGACCGTTTTGGCATACCGCCACAACCAGTCAAACAGCTCTTTGCCGTACATCAAATTCGTCTCAAAGCCGAGCAGCTTGGCATCACCAAAATTGATATTAGTGCTCAAGGTGGGCATGTGGAATTCGCGCCAGATACCCCGGTTCAGGCCATGACCATTATCCAGATGATGCAGAAACATCCAACCTATTTCCGGATGAATGGCGGGCAACGTCTTAAGGTCATGGTCATGCTGGAAGATTACCAAAAGCGGATTCAGTTTATTCAGGATTTGCTGGACAGTCTATTGAAAGAAGTGGGCTAA
- a CDS encoding HIT domain-containing protein: MFSLHPQLAQDTFFVGDFPLSTCRLMNDMQFPWLILIPRVPGVSELYELSQADQEQFLRESSWLSSQLARVFRADKMNVAALGNMVPQLHFHHVVRYQNDVAWPKPVWGTPAVPYSSEVLAHMRQTLMLALRGQGDMPFDWRMD; encoded by the coding sequence ATGTTTAGTTTGCATCCACAACTTGCTCAAGATACTTTTTTTGTAGGCGACTTTCCTTTGTCAACATGTCGTTTGATGAATGATATGCAATTTCCCTGGCTGATCCTAATTCCACGTGTGCCGGGTGTCTCTGAATTATATGAATTGAGCCAAGCTGACCAAGAGCAGTTTTTACGTGAATCAAGCTGGTTATCAAGCCAGCTGGCACGTGTTTTCCGTGCGGATAAAATGAATGTCGCGGCATTGGGCAATATGGTTCCGCAATTGCATTTTCATCATGTGGTTCGTTATCAGAACGATGTAGCATGGCCGAAGCCTGTTTGGGGTACACCAGCTGTTCCTTATAGCAGTGAAGTATTAGCACATATGCGTCAAACACTCATGCTGGCGCTACGTGGTCAAGGCGATATGCCATTTGACTGGCGTATGGACTGA
- the putP gene encoding sodium/proline symporter PutP: MTYLNPTLITFMFYIIAMIAIGLYAYRATSNFDEYILGGRSLGSVVTALSAGASDMSGWLLMGLPGAIYLSGLSEAWIAIGLIMGAWLNWLLVAGRLRAHTEYQNNALTLPDYFTSRFSDRKRILRVLSALVILVFFAIYCASGMVAGARLFESLFGWDYTTALVIGAMATILYVCIGGFLAISWTDTFQAGLMIFALLLTPIITFLALGDNSQQVSVILESVRPHASSMLEGLSTVAIISSLAWGLGYFGQPHILVRFMAADSVKTIPAARRIGMTWMILCLGGAVAAGYIGIAYFSVNPTLASVVNQNPETVFMELTKILFNPWIAGIILAAILAAIMSTLSCQLLVCSTTLTEDLYKSFLRKNASQKELIWVGRGMVLVIALIAISLAINPNSKVLGLVAYAWAGFGAAFGPLIILSLFWKRMTLNGAIVGMVVGAVTVIVWKNYMGDIGLYEIIPGFILATLSIIIVSLLDKAPSEDVVHRFEMAKAEYQKEMAEMKK; the protein is encoded by the coding sequence ATGACTTATTTAAACCCCACCCTGATTACCTTCATGTTTTATATTATCGCCATGATTGCAATCGGTTTATATGCTTATCGTGCCACCTCCAATTTTGACGAATATATTCTAGGTGGACGAAGTCTGGGCAGTGTGGTCACTGCACTTTCGGCGGGCGCATCGGATATGAGTGGCTGGCTACTAATGGGTCTTCCGGGAGCCATTTACCTGTCTGGCCTGTCAGAAGCCTGGATTGCGATCGGTTTGATTATGGGTGCATGGCTGAACTGGTTACTGGTGGCAGGTCGACTGCGTGCCCATACCGAATATCAGAACAATGCCCTGACCTTGCCGGATTATTTCACCAGCCGTTTTTCCGATCGTAAACGCATTTTACGGGTCTTGTCTGCCTTGGTGATTCTGGTGTTCTTTGCGATTTATTGTGCCTCAGGCATGGTCGCAGGTGCACGACTGTTTGAAAGCCTGTTTGGCTGGGATTACACCACGGCGCTTGTGATTGGTGCGATGGCGACGATTCTTTATGTCTGTATTGGTGGCTTTTTGGCGATCAGCTGGACCGATACATTCCAGGCCGGTTTGATGATTTTTGCCTTATTGCTGACTCCGATCATTACCTTCTTGGCCCTGGGCGACAACAGCCAGCAAGTGAGTGTCATCCTTGAATCGGTTCGCCCACATGCCTCCAGTATGCTTGAAGGTTTAAGCACCGTTGCGATTATTTCCAGTCTGGCCTGGGGCTTGGGTTATTTTGGTCAGCCGCATATTCTGGTGCGTTTTATGGCAGCAGATTCGGTCAAAACCATTCCTGCTGCGCGCCGTATTGGCATGACCTGGATGATTCTATGCCTAGGCGGTGCAGTGGCTGCCGGTTATATCGGTATTGCCTACTTCAGTGTCAATCCCACATTGGCCTCGGTGGTGAATCAAAACCCTGAAACGGTATTTATGGAGTTGACCAAAATCCTGTTTAATCCGTGGATTGCCGGAATCATTCTGGCTGCTATTCTGGCAGCAATCATGAGTACCTTAAGCTGTCAGCTTCTAGTCTGTTCAACGACCTTGACCGAAGATTTATACAAGAGTTTCCTGCGTAAAAATGCTTCACAAAAAGAACTGATCTGGGTCGGTCGCGGCATGGTCTTGGTGATTGCCCTGATTGCCATTTCACTGGCAATTAATCCGAACAGTAAGGTTTTGGGTCTAGTGGCTTATGCCTGGGCCGGCTTTGGTGCTGCATTTGGCCCACTGATTATCCTGTCTCTCTTCTGGAAACGAATGACCCTCAACGGCGCAATTGTGGGTATGGTTGTTGGTGCTGTGACTGTAATTGTCTGGAAAAATTATATGGGTGATATCGGTCTGTATGAGATTATTCCGGGCTTTATTCTGGCCACGCTCAGCATTATCATCGTCAGCCTGCTGGATAAAGCACCTAGCGAAGATGTGGTTCATCGTTTTGAAATGGCTAAAGCCGAGTATCAAAAAGAAATGGCGGAAATGAAAAAATAA
- a CDS encoding adenylate/guanylate cyclase domain-containing protein, protein MQLDDWIQKEPQQFEYFHRLMGYIMLSLVLVVFHYTEPDTQYQLFVPVFLFLILLISSKLSRWLIYRHDYRIRRNVLFLIDVIVIVVVLAAVQLDLVLSLLGLVAILYTAISNKISLMMASLASLVGITVFYLANILVFGFGTYFEPTSSELTVLGFICLITYFGVGSFYQSGRVQYMTQKKNHYFEQMNRYMEFANQLSRYAPVQLWQSIMKGESEAKIEYKRKKLTIFFSDIQGFTELSETLIPDDLAFLLNDYLRHMTEIAKNYEATVDKFMGDAILIFFGDPNSEGVEQDAKNCMEMAIAMRQQMKLLRERWIKMGYPPLHIRMGISTGYCHVGNYGATHRMAYTIVGRDANLAARLQSAAEVDEILISEDTHNLIKNDYLCAPKKPIFLKGIKAPVRTWQLMEKYASQKVEYQRWFDYEYKGFHLLLNLDEVRNFEYPELIHVLEKMIKRIETQQKMTNSQGIVKLKLEDEVIEHI, encoded by the coding sequence ATGCAATTAGACGACTGGATTCAAAAAGAACCACAACAGTTTGAATATTTTCATCGCTTGATGGGCTATATCATGCTGTCTCTGGTTTTGGTCGTCTTTCATTACACTGAACCGGATACTCAGTATCAGCTCTTTGTTCCTGTGTTTTTATTCCTGATTTTATTGATTAGCTCGAAACTGTCGCGCTGGTTGATCTATCGCCATGATTATCGTATTCGGCGCAATGTTCTTTTTCTGATTGATGTTATTGTCATTGTAGTGGTTTTAGCCGCAGTACAGCTGGATTTGGTATTGTCCTTGCTGGGTTTGGTGGCAATACTCTATACCGCGATCAGTAATAAAATTTCATTGATGATGGCTTCTCTGGCCAGTCTGGTCGGGATCACCGTTTTTTATCTGGCCAATATTCTGGTCTTTGGTTTTGGGACTTATTTTGAACCGACAAGCAGTGAACTAACGGTTTTAGGCTTCATCTGCCTGATTACCTATTTTGGTGTCGGAAGTTTTTATCAGAGTGGTCGTGTGCAGTATATGACCCAGAAGAAAAATCATTATTTTGAACAGATGAACCGTTATATGGAATTTGCCAATCAGCTGAGTCGTTATGCGCCTGTGCAGTTGTGGCAATCCATCATGAAAGGTGAATCTGAAGCGAAAATTGAATATAAACGTAAAAAGTTAACAATTTTCTTCTCGGATATTCAAGGCTTTACAGAACTGTCTGAAACGCTTATTCCAGATGATTTAGCATTCTTGCTCAATGATTATTTGCGGCATATGACCGAAATCGCCAAAAATTATGAAGCGACTGTCGATAAATTTATGGGTGATGCCATCCTGATTTTCTTTGGTGATCCAAACTCTGAAGGCGTAGAGCAGGATGCCAAGAACTGTATGGAAATGGCGATTGCCATGCGTCAGCAAATGAAACTGCTGCGTGAGCGTTGGATTAAAATGGGTTATCCGCCACTGCATATCCGTATGGGTATTTCGACCGGTTATTGCCACGTCGGGAATTATGGTGCGACGCATCGGATGGCCTATACCATTGTAGGACGGGATGCCAATCTGGCAGCGCGCTTACAGAGCGCAGCTGAAGTGGATGAAATCCTGATTTCAGAAGATACTCATAATCTGATCAAAAATGATTATTTATGTGCGCCGAAGAAACCAATTTTCTTGAAAGGCATTAAAGCACCGGTAAGAACTTGGCAGCTAATGGAAAAATATGCATCGCAGAAAGTTGAGTATCAACGTTGGTTCGACTATGAATATAAAGGCTTTCATTTACTGCTGAATCTGGATGAAGTGCGAAACTTTGAATATCCTGAGCTGATTCATGTACTAGAAAAAATGATTAAACGCATTGAAACTCAGCAGAAAATGACCAATTCACAAGGTATTGTCAAATTGAAGCTTGAGGATGAAGTAATTGAACACATTTAA
- the fdx gene encoding ISC system 2Fe-2S type ferredoxin — MPRIKVLPHAQICPEGAEFEVEQNANLCESLLKNGIKIEHACDMSAACTTCHVVVRKGFDSLEEMDDVEADLLDRAWGLEPDSRLSCQVKLDDEDLEIEIPKYTINHASENH, encoded by the coding sequence ATGCCACGTATTAAAGTTCTTCCACATGCGCAGATTTGCCCCGAAGGTGCTGAGTTTGAAGTCGAACAAAATGCCAATCTTTGCGAAAGCCTGCTAAAAAATGGCATTAAAATCGAACATGCTTGCGATATGTCAGCAGCGTGTACCACCTGCCATGTAGTGGTACGCAAAGGTTTTGACAGCCTGGAAGAAATGGATGATGTTGAAGCTGACTTACTCGATCGTGCCTGGGGTTTAGAACCTGATTCACGTCTTTCTTGTCAGGTTAAACTGGACGATGAAGATCTGGAAATTGAAATTCCAAAATACACCATTAACCATGCGTCAGAAAATCACTAA